DNA from Solanum stenotomum isolate F172 chromosome 3, ASM1918654v1, whole genome shotgun sequence:
GAATGCTAATAGGCACTTTTATCTATAAAAATTTGGTTCACCTTACAtatataacaattttatttgttgacttattattttttaatatattcttaattgactttttaaaaattctaaaatctcCTCTTTCAAGTCGGACATATCGATATTACGATAGATACGAGTCCACGACTAAGAAGGtggagaagaagatgaagaatttCTTGGTTGGAATAGATTAATTTATACGGTGATAGTTTTAACCACTAAccttaaatttataatatatacatgATAATAATTCAGGTatgaaaatcaaataattatttaattatcatGAAATTTGTGGGGGATATGACAAttcatatgtatttttttttaaggccaaacacatacacaACCCCTTAAACTTgtcctcatttttcattttaacaCTCCAACTTAgtcttgttccattttaatccTTAgactccattttttttataccatttaaacacttatactaatttttatgatttgtttttatttatgttcttcaatttgcaatttcttattttttaaaaatagacaTGTGCCTGTTAATTttcgtaaaaaaattaaacattcgcgaacgaacatagaaatttttaaacaataatattattttttgagatttctctgtatttttgcatgaaaataaattgacgaaagttctttgattttctttcttaaacatttaattaaatcaaataacactacttatttattttttcttaccaTCTAGGCAATCTAAATTTAACACAAatattcacttttaatttttaatataaatcaatatgaataaaaaaattcatcttcaaaaagactcgactgactttgttaaaaacactactaaaaaagactcttgttcattgctaataacactaATAAACAATGTTAAAACTCAATTGACTTTGTTAGGTTGTCggtgattttaaagaaagaaaacgaagacaatttcgtcggttatcttttacacaaaaatacataacactcttaaaaagaaattattattttttaaaaagaattattttttgttaatttttattttttaactaaaattaactgacacatgtcgatttaaaataagaagttgcaattgaagaatatatataaaaataaagaaatcataaaaatagttatttcgtgttaaaatggtacataaaaaatgaagttcaaggattaaaataaaataagactaagataaaatataatgaaaaatataaacaagTTGAAGGGattgtatatgtgtttggccttttTTAATCAGTATGTCTTATGGGGCTTGCAAGTTGCAAGTACACATTCATTATTCATATGTTCTTCTCCTTCCATTGACTTCCCAAATGGTTGCAATAAATCATCCcattcattttaattatttaattaatcttGTTCAATACATTAAAGTAGCTAGctagaataataatgttagTAGCATGGTTCTAGTAATTTCAGCCATGACCTAGGTGTCCCTGTCCAGCGGAATCTAATTTTGTCtctattttggtgatatgtataattttatatttgattatattttctGCAAACGAGAAAAAcaagtattttatttaaaatttatgaagacggtattggaaaaattatttacagaaaaaagtaaataattttcttGAGCAAACAACTCCTTAACATTATTCAAGATTCCGTCGAACCAACCTATTTAtgcaaaatattcaaaaactaaatTTGCAAACCAAATAATACTTCAAACAAATGTCACCTTAGTAATTGTtgacatttatatataatatatataaatttttgcatcacccaaacaaaaaataatagagaCCAGCTTTTGAATCTCAACTTATTTATAAAACCCactatttacaaaataaaataaaatgaacagTACTTAAAGTTAAAGTATTACCATCAACGCTTCTGGCGTGGTAATTATTAATGAAAATCTTTCACATATTAGCTACAAGTCTAATTTTCGTTACAATATTTCCCTTCTCCTTTCTTTGATTCCCAATGGGATTACTCAGATTAACCTTAGGACTTCGCTTCTATAGCAATGATTAGGCCGGGGTGAATCGAAGATCAACTCGAATATGAGAAATTAAGATTGTTCAGAAAGTATATTTGGACATTTTTCAAGGTCAATAGCTCCAACTTTCATCTTTTCAAAACATATCTTTTTTACCAGATTTGGATCAATAACTGAATGGTTAGTCCCCATATACCTATTTTGCGCATCTCAACTATTTCACCCTTTTTATAATAGCCGCGGTAACTTTTACCCGGCATAACAAAAGGTTATCCAACTATGATTTTTTCACCCTATTCTGGTATTACACTCAACTTCGCCGTCTTCTTCTCTCTCCTCCCACTACCACCACCGTCCACCACATTCCTTGTCACTCTATCACAATTCTTTCCTTGAGGAAATACAAACGCTTTATTACTATTAGTTCTCTTCAATGCAGAACTCGCCTTCACAGCTAATGCTGCCATTTCTTCGGCCCGAAGTCTACTTCTTAGTCTCTTCAAAGGCATAGCGAAATACAATTGACCCAATTGAAGCTCTTCTTCTGAATTTATCGCGGAAATCATATCTCCAAATTCCATTTCATCGGAGTTACAGATGAAAATAGAAGGATCTTTTTGTAAAAGATACGAAGCTTTTATTGGATAAGAAAACTCTTGTAATCTTCCGTCTTGTAATATTAATTTCGCAGTCGGAACAGATGTAGATTCACATGAATTGCATATACCCATTTCCAACTATTGATGGATTTGGTTAGTTGATTTGTGTTATTAGAAAGCAGAGAAAAATGAATTGAATGAATTTTATGAGAAGAATAAAAGGGATAGAGATATAAGTAGGAGGTGAGAAGGGATTGAGTAAAGTACTACCAAGCCACCGCAATTATGTAACAATGGGACAAAATAATAATGCATTAGTTCACCAACATAAGTTATGGTGCGGTGAGAGTGTTTCACCTTTAATTAGAGATCTCGTATAGACTCTGAACACcgaatgaaaaatataaaaataaatccaTTAGTTCACTTTTGCTTGTTTCCAGTTTGAATTTTACACGGTGtaacatgaatattttattactattcATATTGATCAATGTTTGAACTTTTCAATAACAtgtttaagattataaaattaaaaacttattttgatacattttatatatctttagtttttagaccatgaaatatttttttttatttttttgtgtcaattaaagtcatataaataaattaaaacaaagaaaataatagttTAACCGACTTACGATATCTTCTTAGATATACAAATTCAACTACTTTCttcgtttatttttacttttccaCTTTCAATTTTACATGTTCCTTTAGTAATACTAATATATTAACAGAAgtattttatgataatatttatcttaattaatgtttaatcataaatcttgaaaaatatctGATTATTTCACAGTATCTTATAAataatactctctctgtccctaattatttgtctacttttaaattgacacacctaATAAGACAACAATGATTGACTTagtgagtttattattttactactattaattatgaagtggatgaattaaaaacttaagattttcaagaagttctatcgtttcaaagtaattaattgagggtatgataggtaaaaaaaatttgtcatttcttgatttgttaaaattgACATGTAATTAGGgataactaaaaaagaaaaagtggacaggtaattagggacaaagaaAGTACTATTTATGAGATTTTACTAAGACATATTATAGTTAATTTTTGTAATTGGCGCATTAATTGGCAGCGCCTTGCCAACCTGTAAACTAATTAGGGCATGTTTGGAAGGACACCCTGATAATTGGATTTGATGTAATTGggtgtaattacattgtctgTCTCTGTCTTGTTTGATTGGACATGTAATTACTTGGTAAGCAGGTAATTTGTGTAATTGGCAGGGGATAATTACACCCTACAATTCACATGCAGAGGctgtgaattgctggtaattacatggtgtaattaccagttgattactttttaattttattttttaaaaaaaaaaatttacttctattattttaagttctttttttatttattattctaaaaatttgtaaaagtttattttttattttatattattatatttcattttcttcttgttctcaactttactttacgtgattctatgcaatttttttgtattatttattttttatgtcatgcttattttctcattagcataatattattagtattctaatgtttaaattaaaatagaatttattgttaagtaaggttatagacttacgttttctttattaagaaaaaaaataaaaataaatcatatttatgcatgctatgttgaaatttgttatgagagtattatgttaatttttttgttttgaatttataacttatgttatattttcagtttcatttgttttagtaatattgaattcacattgcatgtcattttttaattaaacttgatagattatatttttgtcaaacatttaataatttatgacattttttttatatattaatctttttatgaaacatgcatttcacgatgttcgtagaaacttcatacttttagtttttacgatcaattcaattaaaatatattaatttaaaaatatgtcattaatTTGAATACATTAAGGATAATAATGCCATAAATTTAGGggattcaaaacaaaatatttgttttcctttttttactcaatcagttaaaattaattcaaaaaaaaaaagagaatactTGTTTCCCTTGATTAGCTCAAACAGTTAAAATTcgttcaaatatatttattttcttttgttggaaGGTTTCTTTCTCTTCTCAATGTTTTCTCTGTAAACTGTCACTTTCatctaattcatattcatttttattcaataatctttatttttttgtaatggACGGCTTCttattagtattaataaaaCATGGTGGTAGATGAGATCCTTCATGTTAGTGttctttatgattttt
Protein-coding regions in this window:
- the LOC125860059 gene encoding uncharacterized protein LOC125860059; this encodes MGICNSCESTSVPTAKLILQDGRLQEFSYPIKASYLLQKDPSIFICNSDEMEFGDMISAINSEEELQLGQLYFAMPLKRLRSRLRAEEMAALAVKASSALKRTNSNKAFVFPQGKNCDRVTRNVVDGGGSGRREKKTAKLSVIPE